The Terrirubrum flagellatum nucleotide sequence CCGCCCGTCCTCCCCGCTGCCCGCCAATTAAGTCAGCACAGCGGCGGAGCGTCCAGACGGACGCCTGCAAAATCGAAGAGAGCCTGAATCCTGTGTTTAGGAATGCGCTCTGCGAACGGCGTCAGGCCGACGCCTTCTGAGGGACCGCGATTCCCTTTTCGGCGAGAAGCTGCTGCAGCTCGCCGGACTGGAACATCTCGCGCGCTATGTCGCAGCCGCCGACGAATTCGCCCTTCACATAAAGCTGCGGGATCGTCGGCCAGTTGGAATAGTCCTTGATGCCCTGGCGGATTTCCATGTCCTCCAGCACGTTGACGCCCTTATAGGGGACGCCGACATAATCGAGGATCTGGACGACCTGTCCGGAAAATCCGCACATCGGGAATTGCGGCGTGCCCTTCATGAAGAGCACGACGTCGTTGTTCTTCACTTCCGCGTCGATCTTGGCGTGAGCGTCGGTCATTTCGATCTCCTTGGCGGGGTCAAGGCCCGTCGGGTTGATCCCATATAGGCGCGATTATGCGTCAGGTCAGCCGGTTCTGTCGATCAGTCGCAGCGCGTCGTTCTGTTGCGGCCTTGTCCGTCGGATCGGGCGGCAGCGACACGGTGCGA carries:
- the grxD gene encoding Grx4 family monothiol glutaredoxin — encoded protein: MTDAHAKIDAEVKNNDVVLFMKGTPQFPMCGFSGQVVQILDYVGVPYKGVNVLEDMEIRQGIKDYSNWPTIPQLYVKGEFVGGCDIAREMFQSGELQQLLAEKGIAVPQKASA